A segment of the Lycium ferocissimum isolate CSIRO_LF1 chromosome 5, AGI_CSIRO_Lferr_CH_V1, whole genome shotgun sequence genome:
TTCCATCCTTTCCTATAAAATGATGATGGATCTTTTAAAACTTTATGATCAAGTGGATATTGTTCCACTAGAGAACTCTCATTCACCCCTATTTTATAATCCAAatattttatgttcatttctcCGGCAGGGTCCCCAAAATCACCTTTAGCCATATTATCCGTTGCTCCCAAAGGAACCAGCTGAATTAGAACTGCATTATCTGGGAGAAAAACCATGTTGGTTAATCCAGCTCCATGAACTCCCATTATCACATCACAAGAATTAACAATTTGCGCGAACTTTGACAAATTCGTACTATGATTATCCTCAGCCAGCACAACCTCGTATCCTAAATCTTCAGCCATTTTACTAACATCGCCCTCGTTTAATAAAATTCGCGATTTTTTCCTTGACATAATCAGCAAAAGTGGCCTCGTAACAATATGACCCTTCATCTTGATGGCCTCAACTCTGTTTAGAGAAAACGAGCTCCTCAAGAACTGTTTGAAATCGCGCATTGACACCCCATTTGGGAACTTTGAGGAATCAATTCCAAATTCTTTGTGAGATTTAAGGCCTGTCTTCACACTAGGAAAGCAATGTACCTCGTTTTCGTTGTCAATGTCAATAATTTTGTGCTTAGACATCTTGTTGAGCAATGTTCTGTACTTACCTATCCACCAGGGCTTATAATCTGTGGCAAGAAAGTGCACCTCCGAATTAAAACACCGTGAATTTGAAAAGATTGGAACGAGTAAATCTGAGAAGGCATGAAAATGGTTTCCTGAATATCCTCCAAGTGAAAATAGAACTGCTGGATGGCCATGATCCACACTGCATCTGGGGATTCTTTCGCCGTCTTGTACTAATTTTACTGTCCAAGATTTAACATGTGACATTGCCCCTGATCCTTTTCTTGGATAAGGTTGTATGGTCCATGAATTGTTCTCAGTAGAGATGTTGAGATCATGAGACATAACAAAAATTGTTGAGGAATTTCCTTGGACCCTTATGTCCCCTTTGGTCTCACAGTAATCAGACAATGGTTCTAACACATTACACATTAGCCCTGCATCCTTTTTCTCAGTTGCTGCAAAATAGTTCCCATTAAATGTCAATAGGAGTTCAAAGAGCCGTTTGGAcatagaaatatatttttttcaaaaaaaaataaattaaaaacataATTTGACCATCTTTTAAAGTGAATCTCTTTTTCCACTGACAAAACTTTTTCTCAAGTATAATGCATGTCTAAACACttcaaaaaccttttttttcaagtttcaaccaaATTTATCTCCAAACGCCTGCTAAGTTTCAATGAGATTCTTGAATTTCCAATGTTAACTTACCTTTCTTGAGAAGGGTTGTGTCCTTGATCACAGGCATGTCTTCAGCAGCATTTATTGATAATTGTAAATTCACGGCATCACCATctacaaacaaaaataaatcagCTAAACAAAGTTATTAACAGAGATTAAATTAGAAAATTATTACTTGCAATAATGCCTAGCTAAGTGCAGAGGACTTACTAATTGATAGAGGATGCAAATGATTCTTGAAAACCATGCAACTGCTAAACACAACAATCGACATTACAACAAACCATCCAAATGTTTTTTGTTCATAGCGACTAAAGCTCTTTGCCAATATGGGATTATGCATTTTTTGTTTTGCCTCTTGTGACAGAAAGCTGATACTAATCTCTTCTTAATTTGGCTCGAAATTAAAGAGAAGGTGCTATTATTTATACGTCACTTCTCATATCCACTACTTCTACTTGAACTAGCTTGCTCAGTGAGTGAATAATGATTGTTTGCATGAATTGGAAAAAGACACTGTTGGTTACAGGTAAGGCAATCGtatgggtaatttttttttttataatatttaggTAAGTGTGTGTTTCACTGAGTATCTCTCTCATGTCATGATTTTCAGCATAGAAATGAACTTTTCAACTAATTAAAGTTGTTGTAAAATCAGTTGGAAATTTTTAAAGGGTCAACAGCAACTACaattaaaataagtaaattaaCTATAATACTTTACCATTAGAGTAAAAATGGCAACCAATTTGGCTGACATATGTCACCTTTCTTCCACTTATAATAGCTAAAACGTGCACTTCTAGTAAGTACTAGTACTAACACATACTAATATTTATGATGTCTTACCTATAAACCTATGATAAGTTTAATGTATTACTAAAAACCAAGCAATAATCAattattatatgatgaaaaGGGAAATAAAAGAAGCAAACGTAATCTACAATCTAAATAATCACCGTCAAAGAACTAATCTATATTATAAACGTGTGTCACCTGCCCTCGTCAATTGAGCATATGATTACAAAAAAGATAGTACCTTTTAATATAAGTTACCTGCTTTCTTCTTAGATAATTGAAATGGAGAGCATTAACGTAAGGGTTTTCAACGAGGTGGTGCCGCGGTGGTCATTTTCTCATCAAGAGTTGATGCGTTAGGATTTAAACTTACCAGTTCATACCATTTCATATATGCTGAAAATGTCAAAAGACCCTGCATCAAGTTACTAGTACGTGCCAGATATATCtatgtgcacaagtaggcacctcaacttgtataaagttgaacacgtaaacacaaatgcggacgtgacacataaattttggaggtgtctagatgataATTTTGTAAGGCACTGAGTGTTCAATGACAAAGTGGACAATTAGGAGTCTACTTTACTACAGACACTCAAAGAAGACATCCTTTTGCAGACACCTTTAAAGTTAGAAGACATCTTCGGTTAGCTGAGTTTGAGAGATGTTTATGTATTatcccttaattttttttaacaaaaaacatTTTCCGCTTTGATTAAATGATGATACAAGTGCAATGACTTTGAGAAGTGTCCTAATGTACAAAGAAAATCATAATGGCGTAATTCGATGGCAGAGAAAATAATGAGTAATCTTAGTGGTGGTacttaaaaaaaaggggaaatggcGTTTCTGATCCCTGAATTATTGCTTTATTCTGGCTTTGATTCCTGCATTATTCGACTAAGCGGATTAAACCTTTAATTAAACAAAAGGGGTGATTTCAGTCCTATTGTTAACGGTAGTTAAAAGAGACAGCCGATTGTTTACTTATATAGAGGGTAATTCAGGTATATTACCCATAATTCTCTCAACGCTAAacaaaatgaattaaattactgagctttatttagtttttattCTATAGCAACCATTTTCGGAAATCTTTAACTCGCTGAGCTTTACAATTGCTATCCAGGAGTGGCTGCAATTCACATGTTTCTTTCCTgaattcttctttgttttcatgtGGTAATTAATTAAAGCATACACACACTGTGTTCAACCTCTCATCATTTTCAAGAGGACAATGgtttgctttattttctttctctttataatTGCACAAGATCCAGATAAAAACCTCAACATTTAAGTGATAATTAGGATGAATCTAAACTAGTAATCCTTGCTTATATGTTTTCTATATGCAAATCCAATATAATTGCATAATTAAAAATTTCGAAGTCCAGCACCTCTAGCTAAGAGTATATTGTGTCCTTACTTTATTTCCTCCTTAAAGAACAATTATTTCTCAATTACATTTCAAATAATGGTTAAATATTAACAAGCAATCTTTACCGGCTATCAGGGCTAAGATTTACCATGGATTAGGATAATCACGAATAACGGTTTGAGTCAGCTTAGAAGTGGCCCACGGGAGAatcttagtagctcagttggttgtcTACGTACATTTCTCCACCTTATGATCCCCTCTCCCATTTCCCCTTTTCCTACCCccaatttacaaaaaaaaaaaaaaaaaaaaaaaaaaaaaaaaaaaaaactg
Coding sequences within it:
- the LOC132058108 gene encoding alpha-1,3-arabinosyltransferase XAT2-like, which produces MHNPILAKSFSRYEQKTFGWFVVMSIVVFSSCMVFKNHLHPLSINGDAVNLQLSINAAEDMPVIKDTTLLKKATEKKDAGLMCNVLEPLSDYCETKGDIRVQGNSSTIFVMSHDLNISTENNSWTIQPYPRKGSGAMSHVKSWTVKLVQDGERIPRCSVDHGHPAVLFSLGGYSGNHFHAFSDLLVPIFSNSRCFNSEVHFLATDYKPWWIGKYRTLLNKMSKHKIIDIDNENEVHCFPSVKTGLKSHKEFGIDSSKFPNGVSMRDFKQFLRSSFSLNRVEAIKMKGHIVTRPLLLIMSRKKSRILLNEGDVSKMAEDLGYEVVLAEDNHSTNLSKFAQIVNSCDVIMGVHGAGLTNMVFLPDNAVLIQLVPLGATDNMAKGDFGDPAGEMNIKYLDYKIGVNESSLVEQYPLDHKVLKDPSSFYRKGWKVFRSIYLDKQNVKVDLNRFRSTLLEAKKLLATS